The proteins below are encoded in one region of Aspergillus nidulans FGSC A4 chromosome III:
- a CDS encoding thiamine pyrophosphate-binding protein (transcript_id=CADANIAT00006115), with product MSFPLTYPTTRSLTGGDLLAQSLKQLGVTVAFGLHGGHLDAFLMGCESVGIRLIDTRHETAAVQAAEGYAKVSAGIGVAFVTANSGFSNGIPGLASALADRSPILVVTSSPPLRDSENNSLQGIIDQVVASRTLTKFAHRVTNPEDAPRLVSLAVRTATAGAPGPALLDFPIDVLFTPVHENLISWGSITSPRSYAPGPHVEAVKDAVGLLKAATRPAIIIGSGGQGEETTAHLLSLSNSHNIPVFDTQKCMLSSTLSWKCKFYGGSADKLALLPAVQAPHPDLIFLLGARTGMFLGGRSGAIIPFHDKCKLIHVDVDGGEIGRTLPVDLGVISDVGQFVSSLDDQLRSLPATGNKKTDADWVSKVISIKARPSPWDSDRETTLSGRMHPHHALKALFTSLSSDPRIQDPILVLDGGECALWAHSLAHILNPRAILKSTGALGFLGNGFGYTLGAAIAAPRTKVINVQGDGSAGFHLMELDTYARLGVEVITVVMNNHCWGMSSNGQQLVYGDLNPKRPVSTLSAVTEYADVSRGLGNRGFKAQRVEEVLDAAHELLEREGPACLELIVDSKPIHPVTEMMVGKTEDPDLVVVPYYDNIPRAYYKV from the exons ATGTCCTTCCCCTTAACCTACCCCACCACCCGCTCTCTAACGGGCGGCGACCTTCTTGCCCAGTCTCTCAAGCAGCTCGGCGTGACCGTTGCTTTTGGCTTACATGGCGGACACCTAGACGCCTTCCTCATGGGCTGCGAGAGCGTCGGAATCAGGCTCATTGATACGAGACACGAGACAGCAGCCGTACAAGCCGCCGAGGGCTACGCAAAGGTTTCAGCGGGTATTGGTGTTGCATTTGTGACGGCGAATAGCGG GTTTTCAAACGGTATCCCCGGCCTCGCATCCGCACTCGCAGATCGCTCCCCGATCCTGGTGGTAacctcgtcgccgccgctgcgTGACAGCGAAAATAACTCGCTCCAGGGCATCATTGATCAGGTCGTCGCAAGTCGGACGTTGACAAAGTTTGCGCATCGAGTTACAAATCCTGAGGATGCGCCGAGGTTGGTTAGTTTGGCTGTcaggacggcgacggcggGAGCGCCGG GGCCGGCACTGCTTGACTTCCCTATTGATGTGCTTTTCACGCCGGTGCATGAGAATTTGATTTCGTGGGGGTCAATTACGTCTCCGCGTTCTTATGCGCCGGGTCCACATGTTGAGGCTGTTAAGGACGCTGTGGGTTTGCTTAAAGCTGCGACAAGGccggccatcatcatcggtAGTGGAGGACAGGGGGAGGAG ACAACGGCacacctcctctccctctcaaACAGCCACAACATACCCGTCTTCGACACGCAAAAATGCATGCTCTCCTCGACGCTATCCTGGAAATGCAAGTTCTACGGCGGATCGGCTGATAAACTCGCTCTCCTGCCTGCTGTTCAAGCCCCCCATCCAGACttgatcttcctcctcggcgcaCGAACAGGCATGTTCCTAGGCGGCCGCAGCGGGGCAATCATTCCATTTCATGACAAATGCAAGCTGATCCACGTTGACGTTGACGGGGGCGAGATCGGCCGCACGCTCCCTGTCGACCTGGGTGTTATCTCGGACGTGGGACAattcgtttcttctttggatGATCAACTCAGGTCACTACCCGCAACAGGGAACAAAAAAACCGACGCAGATTGGGTAAGCAAAGTAATATCCATTAAAGCACGCCCATCCCCCTGGGACTCAGATCGGGAAACCACGCTCTCGGGCCGGATGCATCCACACCACGCTCTCAAGGCACTCTTCACCTCTCTTTCATCAGACCCTCGTATCCAAGACCCcatccttgttcttgatggtGGAGAATGCGCCCTCTGGGCTCATAGCCTCGCTCATATCTTAAATCCACGCGCAATACTTAAGTCCACTGGTGCCCTCGGGTTCCTGGGGAACGGATTTGGATATACCCTAGGCGCGGCTATCGCAGCACCAAGGACCAAAGTTATAAATGTGCAGGGTGACGGGTCTGCCGGATTTCATCTTATGGAGCTAGATACGTATGCAAGGCTGGGTGTTGAGGTTATTACTGTTGTGATGAATAATCATTGCTGGGGAATGAGCAGTAATGGACAGCAGCTGGTTTATGGGGACTTAAACCCGAAAAGGCCGGTCAGTACCCTGTCCGCCGTTACAGAGTATGCAGACGTCTCGAGGGGCTTAGGGAATAGGGGTTTCAAGGCACAGCGAGTTGAGGAGGTTCTTGATGCTGCCCACGAGCTTCTGGAACGGGAAGGCCCGGCGTGTCTGGAGTTGATTGTGGACTCAAAGCCCATCCACCCGGTTACGGAGATGATGGTTGGGAAGACGGAGGATCCGGACTTGGTGGTTGTTCCTTACTATGACAATATCCCTAGGGCTTATTACAAAGTCTAG